In Nocardia higoensis, the DNA window GCTGGTGATCCTCAGCGGCCTGATTCTGACCGTCTACGCCCTGCGCGTGGGTGGCGACTTCATGCACGGGCGAATGCTGCTGGCACAGGTGTTCCTGCTGCTGTTGCCGGTCTCGGTGCTGCCCTTGCGGTTGCCGCGCTCCGGGTCGGCTCTCGCGCGAGGCGGCTTCGGCTTCGTGCTGCTGGCCTGGCTCGCGACCGTGGGCTGGGCGTTGTTCGCCGCGGGCACCACCGCGATCACCTCCGGCACCAAGATCAGCGAGTCGGGCATCGTCGACGAGCGCGTCTACTACGTGCTCAACACCGGCCACGACCACCCGATCCGCGCCGAGGACTATCTCGACTATCCGCGCATGCGGGCGATGGTCGCCGATATCAGGCGCAACCCCAACGGCGGCCTGCTGCTGAATTCGCCGTCGTTCATGTTCTGGTACATCGCGCCGCCGCCGCAGCCCATCCCCGAGGGCGGGGCCGGGCACACGGTCTACTTCCTGAATCTGGGCATGACGAGCATGAACGTCCCGCTCGACGTCCGGGTCATCGATCCGATGGGTCTGGCCTACCCGCTGGCCGCGCACAGCGACCGGCTCGTGGACGGACGCATCGGCCACGACAAGAGCCTGTACTCGGACTGGGTCGTCGTCGACACGGGCATGGTCGATCAGAAGCCGTGGATGCCGTGGTTCCTCGACGAGAAGTGGGTGACCCAGGCCAGGACCGCGCTCAGCTGCAACGACACCCACGCGCTGCTGGTCTCCACGCGCGACCCGCTCACCTTCGAACGGTTCCGGCACAACCTGCGCAACGCGCTGGATTTCGCGAAGTACCGCATCGATCGGGTGCCCAAGTACGAGATCGCGCGATGCGGTCTCATCGACCCGTTCCCGCAGCCGCCGCGCTGACCGCCGAAGCCGGTGAACATCACGGCTTGTCACACCGGCCTCGAGCGTGCACTCTTGGCACAGAGGTTGCAGTGTGATAGTGGGATATACCTCTTTGTCTCGGTTTGGTAACGTCCGAGGCGGCGCAAGGGGTTAGGCTCGTCCGCGACGCCCGCGGGCGTGATCTGGACTTAGTTCAATTCCGGCTGCCAGAGGGTCGCCGGACGCGGTCGAGTCCGGCCGCTCGAAGGAAAGGCCGAAAAGAAAATGCGAGCTCGAAGAGCCGGCGCATGGCTCAAGCGCGCGGTGGTGATGTCGATTGCCGTGCTGATGCCGCTCGGCGTGACGGTGGCCGGTGGTGGAGCCACCGCCTCGGCGGCGTTCAACCCGTCCGGATTCGACTTCTGGGTGGATTCGGACATGGGTCCGATCAAATCCAGGATCTTCCGCGCCGCGGACGGAAACACCAACCGTGTGGTCTACGCGCTCGACGGTATGCGCGCGCGTAACGACCTCAGCGGCTGGGAGATCGACACCGAAGTCGCCCGCGAACTGACCAAGTGGAACATCAATGTGGTCATGCCGGTCGGCGGCATGTCCAGCTTCTACGCCGACTGGAACGCCCCGAGCACCATTCTGGGCGTCGGCGGCGGTTCCAGCGGCTCGGCCTCGGGCTCCTCGTCGGGCTCGGGTGCGCTGCAGATGCTGGCGGGCGGTCCCGGCAAGAGCACCCGCTACACGTGGGAGTCCTTCCTGACCGACAACCTGCGCTGGGCGCTGCGCGACCGGCTCGGGTTCAACCCGAACCGCAACGGTGTGTTCGGCCTGTCGATGGGCGGCTCGGCCGCGCTGACGCTGGCCGCCTACCATCCGGATCAGTTCAGCTATGCCGCGTCCTACTCCGGCTACCTGAACGTCTCCGCTCCCGGTATGCGTGAGGCGCTGCGGGTCGCGATGATCGACGCGGGCGGCTACAACATCGACTCGATGGCGCCGCCGTGGGGTCCGCAGTGGCTGCGGATGGACCCGTTCGTGTTCGCTCCCCGACTGAAGGCCAACAACACCCGCCTGTGGGTCTCCGCGGGAAGCGGCCTGCCCTCCGCGCAGGACGGCCTGAGCTTCGGCACCCTCAACGCGATGGGGCTGGAAGCGCTGGCGCTGGCCAATACCCGCGCTTTCCAGATCCGTATGGCGACCCTGGGCGCGAACAATGTCACCTACGATTTCCCGGCGGTCGGCGTGCACAACTGGCGCTACTGGGAAACCGAGGTCTACCGGATGATTCCCGATCTGTCGGGGCACATCGGCTGACCGATTGCCCGACCACCGGGCGGCGGGTGCGCGATCACCCGGCAACCCGGCGGGCGGGGCCACGACCGCCCGCGGCGTCACGCCGCGGGCGGTTTTTTCATGCCTCCGACCGGGGGAATCCGTGACCGGATCGGCAACGAATCAGTAGCGGCGGCGTCGGTTGCTTGTGACTGGTATCACTTTCCAGCAACATGTAAGCATTCGTTGCCGATTGATACTCGGAGAGAATGTGCCGAGGTCGCTACGTCCGATCCGCTCTCGGGCGCATCCCTGGACGCGGACGAGGCGACCGGCAAGATAGCTCGGCAGTTGCCGATCGTCCCGGAGAAAGGTCGATGGTATGCGAGGTCTCCGCTGGAAACGTGCGACGCCGAGGGCGTCCCGAGCGCACCGTGAGTCCACGTCGCTTCCGTGGCGGCGAGGCTGGGCGGTCGGCCTGGCAACCGCGTTGCTGGTGCCCTTCGGCGTCTCGCTGGCAGGCGGTGGAGCGGCGGCCTCGGCGGCGTTCGAGCCGCGAGCGTTCGATTTCTGGGTCGATTCCGATATGGGCGCCATCAAAACCCGGGTGCTGCGCGCCGCGAACGGCAATACCAATCGCGTCGTCTATGCGCTCGACGGTATGCGCGCCCCGGAGTCGCTCAACGGCTGGGAAATCGAGACCGATGTCCCGGCGCTGCTGGCTTCCTGGAACATCAATGTGGTGATGCCGGTCGGCGGTATGTCGAGTTTCTACGCCGATTGGAACGCGCCGAGTGAATTCTTCGGCGTTCCGGCGGGCACCGGGTCGAATACGGGTTCGAACGGGTTGAACGGGTTCGCCGGTGGTCCGGGCAAGAGCTATCGCTACACCTGGGAGTCATTTCTGACCGACAACCTGCGCTGGGCGCTGCGCGACCGGCTCGGGTTCAGCCCGTACCGCAACGGCGCGTTCGGCCTGTCCATGGGTGGCTCGGCCGCGCTCACGCTGGCGGCCTATCACCCGGATCAGTTCAGCTTCGCCGGTTCGTTCTCCGGCTACCTCAACATCTCCGCACCGGGCATGCGCGAGGCCATCCGGGCCGCGATGCTCGACGCGGGCGGGTACAACGTCGACTCGATGGCGCCGCCGTGGGGTCCGCAGTGGCTGCGCATGGATCCGTTCGTGTTCGCGCCCAACCTGGTGAACAACGGCACCCGCCTCTGGATCGCGGCGGCCAGTGGCCTGCCCACCTCCTCGGACCCGCCGAGTTTCGGCACCTTCAACGGCATGATGCTCGAATCGCTCGCGCTGGCGAATACTCGCTCGTTCCAGTTGCGTATGGCGACTTTGGGCGGAGGTAACGCGGTGTATTCGTTCCCGCCATTCGGAATCCACGCGTGGAACAACTGGCGTGACGAGGTCACCAGGATGTTGCCGGATATGTCGGCGCATATCGGTTAGCGCAACGCGAGGCAACCGCCGGGCGCAGCGAGGGCGCTCGGCGGTTTCGTCGTGCGCGCCCAGTGGTTCGGTCGCGTGCGCACAGCGGTTTCGGCGCGTGCGCACAGTGATCGGCTACACCCGCGTCGGCGGATTCCGGTGCGGGACTTGGCATCGGGCCGACCGCAATCCGGCATCCGATACGACATCGCGGCGCGAACGCGGTATGGTCACCGCACGATCACACTGCTCGCGCTGTGGGATATCGGCCAACGGAAATATCTCGGTCTTGCCGAGAAATCTCCGGTCGAATATTCTTCCGCGAGCACAAGTGTGACCAGATCGTTGTAGCGCCGTCACCAAGCGCCGGACTGTCGGGGCCGGAGCGTGGTGACGCGCGTCTCGTTGGCAGCACGGGTGGTGCCGCGTCGGCTCGGCGCGGCTACACCACAACAGCAGAAAGAGAGCCACATTCATGCGATTCGGCAGGGCCGCCGCGCCGAACAGAGTCCCGTCCGGTAAGCGAGGCGCACCTCGCGGTTGGCGTCATCGGATCCTGGCAGTGGGTGCCGCCGCGCTGGCGCTACCGGTCGCCGCCGGAGTGGCGGCCCCGACGGTCGCGACCGCCGCTCCCGTGCACGCCCCGGTGCTGCGCGCGCCGGCCGGTGGATACGAAGAGCTGATGGTCCCCTCCTCCATGGGCCCGATCAAGGTCCAGGTGCAGTGGGCCTCGCGTGGCGGCAGCGCCGCGCTGTACCTGCTCGACGGTATGCGGGCGCGCGACGACCGCAACGCCTGGTCTTTCGAGACCAACGCCATCGATCAGTTCAAGGACGCCAACATCACCCTGGTGATGCCGGTCGGCGGCGAGTCCAGCTTCTACACCGACTGGTACGCCCCCTCCAGCACCAACGGCCAGAAGACCACCTACAAGTGGGAAACCTTCCTGACCGAAGAGCTGCCGAATTTCCTTGCCGGATACGGCGTCTCCAAGACCAACAACGCCGTCGCCGGTCTGTCCATGGGCGGCAGCGCCGCGCTGGCACTGGCCGCCTACCACCGCGATCAGTTCAAGTACGCCGCGTCCTACTCCGGCTACCTGAACATCTCGGCGCCGGGCATGCGTGAGGCGATCCGCATCGCGATGCTGGACGCGGGCCGCTACAACGTCGACTCGATGGCCGCTCCGTGGAGCCCGCAGTGGCTGCGGATGGACCCGTTCGTGTTCGCGCCGCAGCTGCGTGGCCTGCCGATGTACATCTCGGCCTCCAGCGGCCTGCCGGGTCAGCACGATCGCCCGGCCTCGGCCGTCGGCGTGTTCAACACCGGCAACGCGATGGCGCTGGAAGCGCTTTCGCTGGTCAACACCCGCGCCTTCCAGGTCCGCCTGAAGTCGCTGAACATCCCGGCGTTCTTCAACTTCCCGGCCACCGGCACGCACTCCTGGAAGTACTGGGAGTCGGAGCTGTGGAACTCGCGTCAGGGCATCCTGGACGCCACCGGCGCCTGGTGACCACCGCACCCACCGTCTGAGATCGGCCGGTCCGCGTGGACCGGCCGCCGAGACCACGAGGCCGTCGCTTCCGAATTCGGAAGCGACGGCCTCGTTCGTTCGTCCGGTGACGTCGAGTGTCGAGGGCGGAGGCAGCGCTCGCGTGCTGTGAGTGATATCACCACACGAGCGGCTGCCGCGTCGCTTCCGGGAGGTGTCCGTTCCGGTCACCGCTGGCTCACACGCGGCGTGCCTTACCCGGAATCCCGCTGCGACCGGGGTACAAACAGCGGGTGGCCGGATTTGCTTGGAGTAAGCCGAGTCGGCGCCGCGGTGGCGGTGTCCGGTCGATCATCGGTGGATTCGCCCTGCTCGCCGCGCTGACTGTGCTGCCGGCAGCGATCACGACGACCCCGATGAGTGGGAAAGCGGCCGCTCAGCCGACGGCGGCGGCTTCCTCAGCAACTGTCCAGCAGGCGGTCTGGCTGAACGACCGGCGGGTGACGCTGTGGGTCACCTCGCCCGCCATGGGCGCCCCCGTGCAGGTGCAGCTGCTGCTCGCGCGCGACTGGAATGCCAGGCCCGACACCAGGTTTCCGGTCCTGTTCCTGCTGGACGGATTGCGCGCCGACGACGACGAGAGCGGCTGGACCAAGGATTCCGGCGCCGCGGAGTTCTTCGCCGACAAGAACGTGACCGTGGTGCTCCCGGTGGGCGGCCAGTCCAGCTTCTATGCCGACTGGCTGCGTCCGGACAACGGGCGCAACTACCAGTGGGAGACCTTCCTGACCAAGGAGCTGCCGCCGCTGCTGGAGAGCCAGTGGCGCGCCACCGACGTACGCGGTCTGGCCGGGCTGTCGATGGGCGGCACCGCGGCGATGTTCCTGGCCGGACGAAACCCGTCGTTCGCGCGCTACGCCGCGTCCTACTCCGGTTTCCTCACCACCACGACCCTGGGCATGCCGCAGGCCATCGGGTTCGCCATGCGCGACGCGGGCGGTTTCGACTCCGATGCCATGTGGGGCCCGCCGTCGAACCCGGAGTGGGCCGCGCACGACCCGTATCTGTTGGCCGACAAGCTCGCGGGCGTCAGCCTCTACATCTCCAGCGGCAGCGGCAGCACGGGGCCGTTCGACCAGGCCTCCGGCATCCCCGGCGTGAGCACCAACTACGCGGGTACCGGGCTGGAGATCTTGTCCAGGCTGACCTCCCAGAACTTCGTGACCAGGCTGAGCGAGCTGAAGATCCCGGCGACGGTGAACTACCGCCCCTCCGGCACCCACAGCTGGCCGTACTGGGATTTCGAGATGCGGCAGTCCTGGCCGCAGGCCGCGGCGGCGCTGGCCGTGGAGCCGGAAAAGCCCGCGTGCGCTCCCGGCGGCGCGATCGGGCAGGTGGTGCAGGGCAACGGCTGGCTGGGCGAATGCCTCACCAGCGAGTACGTGGTGCGCGGCGGGGTGGCCCAGGACTTCCGGGGCGGGCGGGTGTTCTTCTCGGCCGAGAGCGGCGCGCACGTGGTCACGGGCATGATCGGCGGTGGTTACCAGGCCGCGGGTGGCCCGAACGGTGTGCTCGGCCTGCCGACCGGGGGTGAGCGCGATCTGGGCGACGGCCGAGGTCGGGTGCAGTCCTTCCAGCGCGGCGCGCTGTACTGGACCCCGCAGACCGGCGCGCAGGTGGTGCGCGGGGCGATCCTCGACGAATGGGGCAAGCAGGGGTACGAGCGCGGCCCGGCCGGTTACCCGATCGGTCCGGAGGTCCAGACGCCGAACAAGGCGGGCGCGGTGCAGGCCTTCGAGGGCGGGCCGTTCTACTACAGCCCGAACACCGGGGTGTTCCGGGTGCAAGGGCTGATCCTGGGCAAATTCGCGCAGATGGGATACGAGAGCAGCTGGCTCGGCTTCCCCGCGGCGGAGGAGGCTCCGCTGAAGGACCTGGGCCGGTTCAGCCGGTTCGAGGGCGGCAGCGTCTACTGGAGCCCGTTGTCGGGCGCCTGGGCGGTGCGCAACGGCCCGATCATGGACGCCTGGCAGTCCCAGGGCTTCGAGAACGGCAGGCTCGGTTTCCCGATCAGTGACGAATTCCCGGTCTCCGGCGGTGTGCAGCAGAACTTCCAGGCCGGGTTCGTCACCGTGCGCGACGGCAAGGCGGAGATTCACTCCGTCTGACCGGCTCCGGTCGATGCCGCTACCCTGGGGGCCGACCGAACCCCCTTGCGCACAGATCGAGGACACCACATACATGCACCGGATTCGTGGAAAGGTTTTCGGCGTCGCGGTGGCGATCGCGGCCACCGGTCTGCTCGCCGCCTGCGGCGATGACGATTCGACCGCGTCGAGCACGCCGACGTTGAGCACCACGGCGACCTCGTCGGCCGCCGCTTCCAGCTCCGCGGAGGGCGAGCCCGCGAGCCCCGCTCCCGAATCTCCCGCGCCCGCGCCGGAGCAGGCGGAGCAGCAGCCGGAGCAGCAGACCGACACCGCCGCCCCCGAGCGGCCGCAGCCGGTGCCGGACGAGCAGATCCCCGAGGCCGACACCTCCGGCCTCAGCGACAAGGACAAGCAGTACCTGGCCGCGCTCGAGGAGAAGGGCATCAAGCCCTCCAGCCCGGACATCGCGCTCAGCGTCGCCACCTACGTCTGTCAGGGTGTGGCCGCGGGCGCCGCCGAGAGCGACCTGACCACCTTCGTCAACGCGATGGCGGGTTCGGACGCGGCCTTCGATCCGTCGAAGATGCCGGTCGAGGAAGCAGGCCGGATCTACATCGACACCGCCAAGCAGACCTACTGCCAGTGAGCGCACGTCGCGGGCGGCCGACCACCCACCGGTTCCGGCCGGTGGGATGTCTGCCGGTGCTGTTGATCGCCGCGCTGCTGATCGCGGTGATCGTGCTGCTGTGGTATCTGCTGGCGGGCAGGCTGCGCGTACCCGGTCCGGGACCGCAGCCGCCCGGCCCGCCGACCAGTCAACCGGCGAGTTGCCCTGACGTGCAACTCATCTCGGTGCCGGGCACCTGGGAATCCAGCAGCGCCGACGACCCGCGCAATCCGACGGCCAACCCGCTGTCGCTGATGCTCAATGTCACCGGACCGCTGCGCGAACAGTTCCCGGCGCAGCGCCTGGACGTCTACACCGTGCCGTACGTGGCCCAGTTCTCCAATCCGGTGGCGATCCCGCCGGACGGGCAGCAGTCCTACAACAACAGCCGCTCCGAGGGCACCACGCGCACCGTCGCCGCGCTGACCGAGCGGGCGCGGGAATGTCCCTTGACCACCTACGTGCTGGCCGGCTTCTCCCAGGGCGCGGTCATCGTCGGCGACGTGGCCGAGCGGATCGGCGCGGGCGAGGGCCCGGTGCCCGCCGACAAGGTGCTCGGCGTCGCGCTGATCGCCGACGGCAGGCGCACCGGCGCGTCCGGACCGGGTCAGGCCGTCGAGATCGGCCCGCCGCCGCCGGGCGAGGGCGCCGAGGTCGCGCTGAACGGCTTGAAGGTGCCGGGAATCACCATGACCGGCGCGCGCTCGGGCTTCGGCGAGCTTGCCGAGCGCACCTACACCATCTGCGCGCCCGGCGACATGATCTGCGATTCGCCCAGGCAGGCGCTGAGCCCGGTGAACTGGATTCCCAGCGTGCTGAGCCTGGTGCGCGCGGCCGGAAATCCGGTGCACGCGCTGTACAACACCTACGCCGTCGACGAGAACGGCACGACCGCCACCCAGTGGACGGCGGACTGGGCGAGCGGCCTGATCCAGGGCGCGCCCTATCCACCGCATTCCTGATCAGGCCATTGCCGACCAGCGCATCGCCGATCACCGCAGTCCCGACCGGCACAACCTCGACCACCCACCACAACCATGAGCTCACACAACACCGGTAACCCTGGTTCTGTGCCGGGCCAACCGGTGCGGTGACAACCGCACGACACATCACCGGAACGCTGTAAAGTGCGCTGGTGATCGCGACCGGCCCCCGATCCCGGGAAGGCCGTCGAGCCGCATTTTCCGCACAGCCAGGAGCATGTATCCATGACACAAGCCGCCGCACCGGCCGGTGAGCTGACCGCTTTGGGCACGCCGCTGCGCCCGTTTCGTTTCGCGGCCGCGGGCGAAGGGAACAAGCAGGAGGGCGGCGCTCGCAAGTTCGTTCAACTGGCGCAGCAGGCCGAGGAGTACGGCTACGACACCTTCGTCGTGCCCGACCACCTCGGCGACCAGATCGGACCGATCGCCGCGCTGGGCGCCCTGACCCAGGCCACCGAGAAGATCCGGCTCGGTACATCGGTGCTGGCCAACGGCTTTCGGCACCCGGTGGTGCTGGCCAAGGATCTGGCCACCATCGACGTGCTGTCCAAGGGCCGCCTCGAGGTCGGCGTGGGCGCGGGCTGGAAGCAGGACGAGTTCCTCGCCGCGGGCCTGCCCTACGAGTCCCCGGGCGTGCGTCTGGCCAAGCTCGACGAGACCCTGACCATCCTGGATGTGCTGCTGCGTGGCCAGGAGTGCACCTTCTCGGGCAAGTACTACCAGGTCGACGGGGTCAAGGGGACTCCGCGCCCGCGGCAGGGTCCGCGCCCGCCGCTGTGCACCGGCGGCGGCGGCCCGAAGATGCTGCGCCTGGCGGCCAAGCACGCCGACATCGTCTCGGTGGTGCCGATGACCACAAAGAACGGCAAGGGCCTGCTCTCGGGGATTACCCTCGAGAAGGCGATCGAGAAGGTGAACCTGGTCAGGGAAGCGGCAGGCGACCGATTCGCCGACATCGAACTGAACTGGGCGATCACCGCAGTCGTCATCACCGACGACAGGGAGAAGACCGCCGAGATGGCATTGTCCGCGCTGGAGCGGGGCCTGGCCCCCGACCTCGAGGTGGATGTGAAGCTCACGGTCGAGGAATTGCTGGACTCGCCCTACGTGGCGATCGGCAGTTTCGAGGAGATCGCCGAGCAGATCAAACGGGTGCGCAAGCTCACGTCGATGTCCTACGTCGGCATCTATCCCACGCAGATGGACGCATTCGCTCCTGTCATCCCCCTGCTGAGGGATGAGTGAGCGGGTCTTCTCTGTAACATGACCCTGGTTTGAGGACATCTAGCCGATAAGGCGGTCACCGCGCAGACCGCATGAAATCTGCAGGTTGACTCTGCGACATAGAGCACCCGCGGGCGAAAGCGAGTCGGGGCCCCACAGATACCAACGGCGGTGTCGCCGTCATGCTGCGTGTGCCTCGGAGGAGAAGAAGGAA includes these proteins:
- a CDS encoding cutinase family protein, whose amino-acid sequence is MPVSARRGRPTTHRFRPVGCLPVLLIAALLIAVIVLLWYLLAGRLRVPGPGPQPPGPPTSQPASCPDVQLISVPGTWESSSADDPRNPTANPLSLMLNVTGPLREQFPAQRLDVYTVPYVAQFSNPVAIPPDGQQSYNNSRSEGTTRTVAALTERARECPLTTYVLAGFSQGAVIVGDVAERIGAGEGPVPADKVLGVALIADGRRTGASGPGQAVEIGPPPPGEGAEVALNGLKVPGITMTGARSGFGELAERTYTICAPGDMICDSPRQALSPVNWIPSVLSLVRAAGNPVHALYNTYAVDENGTTATQWTADWASGLIQGAPYPPHS
- a CDS encoding alpha/beta hydrolase, producing the protein MRARRAGAWLKRAVVMSIAVLMPLGVTVAGGGATASAAFNPSGFDFWVDSDMGPIKSRIFRAADGNTNRVVYALDGMRARNDLSGWEIDTEVARELTKWNINVVMPVGGMSSFYADWNAPSTILGVGGGSSGSASGSSSGSGALQMLAGGPGKSTRYTWESFLTDNLRWALRDRLGFNPNRNGVFGLSMGGSAALTLAAYHPDQFSYAASYSGYLNVSAPGMREALRVAMIDAGGYNIDSMAPPWGPQWLRMDPFVFAPRLKANNTRLWVSAGSGLPSAQDGLSFGTLNAMGLEALALANTRAFQIRMATLGANNVTYDFPAVGVHNWRYWETEVYRMIPDLSGHIG
- a CDS encoding DUF732 domain-containing protein; this encodes MHRIRGKVFGVAVAIAATGLLAACGDDDSTASSTPTLSTTATSSAAASSSAEGEPASPAPESPAPAPEQAEQQPEQQTDTAAPERPQPVPDEQIPEADTSGLSDKDKQYLAALEEKGIKPSSPDIALSVATYVCQGVAAGAAESDLTTFVNAMAGSDAAFDPSKMPVEEAGRIYIDTAKQTYCQ
- a CDS encoding alpha/beta hydrolase, translating into MRGLRWKRATPRASRAHRESTSLPWRRGWAVGLATALLVPFGVSLAGGGAAASAAFEPRAFDFWVDSDMGAIKTRVLRAANGNTNRVVYALDGMRAPESLNGWEIETDVPALLASWNINVVMPVGGMSSFYADWNAPSEFFGVPAGTGSNTGSNGLNGFAGGPGKSYRYTWESFLTDNLRWALRDRLGFSPYRNGAFGLSMGGSAALTLAAYHPDQFSFAGSFSGYLNISAPGMREAIRAAMLDAGGYNVDSMAPPWGPQWLRMDPFVFAPNLVNNGTRLWIAAASGLPTSSDPPSFGTFNGMMLESLALANTRSFQLRMATLGGGNAVYSFPPFGIHAWNNWRDEVTRMLPDMSAHIG
- a CDS encoding LLM class F420-dependent oxidoreductase; translation: MTQAAAPAGELTALGTPLRPFRFAAAGEGNKQEGGARKFVQLAQQAEEYGYDTFVVPDHLGDQIGPIAALGALTQATEKIRLGTSVLANGFRHPVVLAKDLATIDVLSKGRLEVGVGAGWKQDEFLAAGLPYESPGVRLAKLDETLTILDVLLRGQECTFSGKYYQVDGVKGTPRPRQGPRPPLCTGGGGPKMLRLAAKHADIVSVVPMTTKNGKGLLSGITLEKAIEKVNLVREAAGDRFADIELNWAITAVVITDDREKTAEMALSALERGLAPDLEVDVKLTVEELLDSPYVAIGSFEEIAEQIKRVRKLTSMSYVGIYPTQMDAFAPVIPLLRDE
- a CDS encoding alpha/beta hydrolase, encoding MRFGRAAAPNRVPSGKRGAPRGWRHRILAVGAAALALPVAAGVAAPTVATAAPVHAPVLRAPAGGYEELMVPSSMGPIKVQVQWASRGGSAALYLLDGMRARDDRNAWSFETNAIDQFKDANITLVMPVGGESSFYTDWYAPSSTNGQKTTYKWETFLTEELPNFLAGYGVSKTNNAVAGLSMGGSAALALAAYHRDQFKYAASYSGYLNISAPGMREAIRIAMLDAGRYNVDSMAAPWSPQWLRMDPFVFAPQLRGLPMYISASSGLPGQHDRPASAVGVFNTGNAMALEALSLVNTRAFQVRLKSLNIPAFFNFPATGTHSWKYWESELWNSRQGILDATGAW
- a CDS encoding alpha/beta hydrolase-fold protein, encoding MSGKAAAQPTAAASSATVQQAVWLNDRRVTLWVTSPAMGAPVQVQLLLARDWNARPDTRFPVLFLLDGLRADDDESGWTKDSGAAEFFADKNVTVVLPVGGQSSFYADWLRPDNGRNYQWETFLTKELPPLLESQWRATDVRGLAGLSMGGTAAMFLAGRNPSFARYAASYSGFLTTTTLGMPQAIGFAMRDAGGFDSDAMWGPPSNPEWAAHDPYLLADKLAGVSLYISSGSGSTGPFDQASGIPGVSTNYAGTGLEILSRLTSQNFVTRLSELKIPATVNYRPSGTHSWPYWDFEMRQSWPQAAAALAVEPEKPACAPGGAIGQVVQGNGWLGECLTSEYVVRGGVAQDFRGGRVFFSAESGAHVVTGMIGGGYQAAGGPNGVLGLPTGGERDLGDGRGRVQSFQRGALYWTPQTGAQVVRGAILDEWGKQGYERGPAGYPIGPEVQTPNKAGAVQAFEGGPFYYSPNTGVFRVQGLILGKFAQMGYESSWLGFPAAEEAPLKDLGRFSRFEGGSVYWSPLSGAWAVRNGPIMDAWQSQGFENGRLGFPISDEFPVSGGVQQNFQAGFVTVRDGKAEIHSV